A DNA window from Procambarus clarkii isolate CNS0578487 chromosome 75, FALCON_Pclarkii_2.0, whole genome shotgun sequence contains the following coding sequences:
- the LOC123750115 gene encoding uncharacterized protein, with protein sequence MGCYCCKLSYFWKDNSSLQDLQLKLHGDETWVKKHKKNLKVRDLGSGAHGKTQLWHLPGLDEPVVLKVILNTETGSKDMLREVDIMKLLDGAGGAPYVLCTYPEDRCYFMTYVGAENIRDLIYKQLNGLIRLEDLFWLRVIEDVIVKLNEVHQKGVVHGDFKSNNIIIDRTDPLKPQAAIIDFGISVLQGQVVTKRQEPEQVEKLLTRSPWYAYEAAMGTPVTCSADVVGVSYMIYQVVQAMVCKPYELQDCVQFGMSRNESERPTLKEFLRNTRSAIQFY encoded by the coding sequence ATGGGTTGCTACTGCTGTAAGCTGTCCTACTTCTGGAAAGATAACTCTTCTCTTCAAGATCTTCAGCTCAAATTGCACGGCGATGAAACATGGGTTAAAAAGCATAAGAAGAACCTTAAAGTTCGGGATCTTGGAAGTGGGGCTCATGGTAAGACCCAACTATGGCACCTTCCGGGTCTGGACGAACCCGTTGTTCTCAAGGTTATCTTAAATACTGAGACCGGGTCCAAAGATATGCTGCGAGAAGTGGATATCATGAAGCTTCTTGACGGTGCTGGAGGAGCCCCGTACGTCCTGTGCACGTACCCTGAGGACAGGTGTTATTTCATGACGTACGTCGGCGCAGAGAATATCCGGGATTTAATTTATAAGCAGTTAAATGGATTAATACGTCTGGAGGATTTATTTTGGCTTCGAGTGATTGAAGACGTAATTGTCAAACTCAACGAGGTTCACCAAAAGGGCGTCGTACATGGAGATTTTAAGTCGAATAACATCATTATAGATCGTACCGACCCATTAAAGCCACAGGCAGCCATTATAGACTTCGGAATATCAGTTTTACAAGGACAAGTCGTAACTAAACGACAGGAACCAGAGCAAGTGGAGAAATTGTTGACTAGAAGCCCTTGGTACGCCTACGAGGCGGCGATGGGGACCCCAGTCACCTGCAGCGCTGATGTGGTAGGAGTGTCGTATATGATCTACCAGGTTGTTCAGGCCATGGTGTGTAAGCCTTATGAGCTTCAGGATTGTGTCCAATTCGGGATGAGTCGCAATGAGTCAGAAAGACCAACTTTGAAAGAGTTTTTGCGTAATACCCGGAGCGCTATCCAGTTTTATTGA